In Heliangelus exortis chromosome 18, bHelExo1.hap1, whole genome shotgun sequence, a single genomic region encodes these proteins:
- the EIF4G2 gene encoding eukaryotic translation initiation factor 4 gamma 2 isoform X1, with protein MLGNIKFIGELGKLDLIHESILHKCIKTLLEKKKRVQLKDMGEDLECLCQIMRTVGPRLDHAKAKSLMDQYFARMRSLMSSKELPARIRFLLQDTVELREHNWVPRKAFLDNGPKTINQIRQDAVKDLGVFIPAPMSQGMRSDFFLEGPFMPPRMKLDRDPLGGLADMFGQMPGSGIGTGPGVIQDRFSPTMGRHRSNQLFNGHGGHLMPSAQSQFGELGKSFLKSQGQSQLYHNQNQGLLSQQQGQSKDMPPRFSKKGQLNADEISLRPAQSFLMNKNQVPKLQPQITMIPPSAQPPRTQTPPLGQPPQLGLKTNPPLIQEKPAKTTKKPPPSKEELLKQTEAVVTEYLNNGNANDAVNTVREMRAPKHFIPEMLSKVIIQSLDRSDEDKEKASTLISLLKQEGIATSDNFMQAFLNVLDQCPKLEADIPLVKSYLAQFAARAIISELVSISELAQPLESGTHFPLFLLCLQQLAKLQDREWLTELFQQSKVNMQKMLPEIDQNKDRMLEILEGKGLSFLFPLLKLEKELLKQIKSDPSPQAIYKWIKDNISPKLHVDKGFVNILMTSFLQYISSEVNPPSDESDSSSAPSKEQLEQEKQLLLSFKPVMQKFLHDHVDLQVSALYALQVHCYNNNFPKGMLLRFFVHFYDMEIIEEEAFLAWKEDITQEFPGKGKALFQVNQWLTWLETAEEEESEEEAD; from the exons ATGCTGGGGAACATCAAATTCATTGGAGAACTTGGCAAGCTTGATCTTATTCATGAATCTATCCTTCATAAGTGCATCAAAACA cttttggaaaagaagaagagagtCCAACTCAAAGATATGGGGGAGGATTTGGAGTGCCTCTGTCAGATAATGAGGACAGTGGGACCTAGATTAGACCATGCAAAAGCCAAG TCCTTAATGGATCAGTACTTTGCCCGTATGCGCTCCTTGATGTCAAGTAAGGAATTGCCAGCAAGGATTCGTTTCCTGCTGCAG GATACTGTGGAGTTGAGAGAACACAACTGGGTTCCTCGCAAAGCTTTTCTTGACAATGGACCAAAGACTATCAATCAAATCCGTCAAGATGCAGTAAAA GATCTGGGAGTTTTTATTCCTGCTCCTATGTCTCAAGGGATGAGAAGCGACTTCTTTCTGGAGGGACCCTTTATGCCACCCAGGATGAAACTTGACAGGGACCCACTCGGAGGGCTTGCTGATATGTTTGGACAAATGCCAG GAAGCGGAATTGGTACTGGTCCAGGGGTTATTCAGGATAGATTTTCACCCACCATGGGACGCCATCGTTCAAACCAACTTTTCAATGGCCATGGGGGTCACCTCATGCCTTCTGCTCAATCCCAGTTTGGAGAACTAGGCAAATCTTTTCTGAAGAGTCAG GGGCAAAGCCAGCTCTACCATAACCAGAATCAGGGACTCTTATCCCAGCAACAAGGACAGTCGAAGGATATGCCACCTCGGTTTTCTAAGAAAGGACAGCTTAATGCAGATGAG ATTAGCCTGAGACCTGCTCAGTCTTTTCTAATGAATAAAAACCAAGTGCCAAAGCTTCAGCCCCAGATAACTATGATTCCTCCCAGTGCTCAGCCACCACGCACTCAGACACCACCTTTGGGACag CCTCCTCAACTTGGTCTTAAAACAAATCCACCACTTATACAAGAAAAGCCTGCAAAGACCACCAAGAAACCACCTCCTTCTAAAGAAGAGCTACTTAAACAAACT gaagCTGTTGTGACTGAGTATCTGAACAATGGAAATGCTAACGATGCTGTCAATACTGTGAGAGAAATGAGAGCTCCAAAACACTTCATTCCTGAGATGCTGAGCAAAGTAATCATTCAATCCCTAGATAGATCAGATGaagacaaagagaaagcaagtaCTTTGATCAGCTTGCTCAAGCAGGAGGGAATAGCCACAAGTGACAACTTCATGCAG GCATTCCTGAATGTATTGGACCAGTGCCCCAAACTGGAGGCAGACATCCCATTGGTGAAATCTTACTTAGCACAATTTGCAGCCCGTGCCATTATTTCAGAACTGGTGAGCATTTCCGAACTGGCTCAACCACTGGAAAGTGGCACccatttccctctcttcctgcTTTGCCTTCAGCAGTTAGCTAAGTTGCAAGATCGTGAATGGCTGACAGAACTGTTCCAACAAAGTAAAGTGAATATGCAGAAAATGTTACCAG AAATTGACCAGAACAAGGACCGCATGCTGGAGATCTTAGAAGGGAAGGGGCTTAGCTTCTTATTCCCGCTTCTGAAACTGGAGAAGGAACTgctaaagcaaataaaatcagATCCATCCCCTCAAGCCATCTACAAGTGGATTAAAGATAACATTTCACCCAAGCTTCATGTAGATAAGGGATTTGTGAATATATTGATGACCAG TTTCTTGCAGTATATTTCTAGTGAAGTAAACCCACCTAGTGACGAATCGGATTCTTCATCTGCTCCATCTaaagagcagctggagcaggaaaaacaACTGCTTCTTTCCTTCAAGCCAGTAATGCAGAAGTTCCTCCATGACCATGTTGATCTGCAAGTGAGTGCTCTATATGCACTCCAGGTGCACTGCTACAACAATAACTTTCCAAAAG gCATGTTACTGCGCTTCTTTGTTCATTTCTATGACATGGAGATCATCGAAGAGGAAGCCTTCTTAGCATGGAAAGAAGATATTACTCAAGAGTTTCCAGGGAAGGGTAAAGCTTTATTCCAG GTAAACCAGTGGCTAACCTGGCTGGAAACTGCTGAAGAAGAAGAATCTGAAGAAGAAGCTGACTAA
- the EIF4G2 gene encoding eukaryotic translation initiation factor 4 gamma 2 isoform X2, producing MLGNIKFIGELGKLDLIHESILHKCIKTLLEKKKRVQLKDMGEDLECLCQIMRTVGPRLDHAKAKSLMDQYFARMRSLMSSKELPARIRFLLQDTVELREHNWVPRKAFLDNGPKTINQIRQDAVKDLGVFIPAPMSQGMRSDFFLEGPFMPPRMKLDRDPLGGLADMFGQMPGSGIGTGPGVIQDRFSPTMGRHRSNQLFNGHGGHLMPSAQSQFGELGKSFLKSQISLRPAQSFLMNKNQVPKLQPQITMIPPSAQPPRTQTPPLGQPPQLGLKTNPPLIQEKPAKTTKKPPPSKEELLKQTEAVVTEYLNNGNANDAVNTVREMRAPKHFIPEMLSKVIIQSLDRSDEDKEKASTLISLLKQEGIATSDNFMQAFLNVLDQCPKLEADIPLVKSYLAQFAARAIISELVSISELAQPLESGTHFPLFLLCLQQLAKLQDREWLTELFQQSKVNMQKMLPEIDQNKDRMLEILEGKGLSFLFPLLKLEKELLKQIKSDPSPQAIYKWIKDNISPKLHVDKGFVNILMTSFLQYISSEVNPPSDESDSSSAPSKEQLEQEKQLLLSFKPVMQKFLHDHVDLQVSALYALQVHCYNNNFPKGMLLRFFVHFYDMEIIEEEAFLAWKEDITQEFPGKGKALFQVNQWLTWLETAEEEESEEEAD from the exons ATGCTGGGGAACATCAAATTCATTGGAGAACTTGGCAAGCTTGATCTTATTCATGAATCTATCCTTCATAAGTGCATCAAAACA cttttggaaaagaagaagagagtCCAACTCAAAGATATGGGGGAGGATTTGGAGTGCCTCTGTCAGATAATGAGGACAGTGGGACCTAGATTAGACCATGCAAAAGCCAAG TCCTTAATGGATCAGTACTTTGCCCGTATGCGCTCCTTGATGTCAAGTAAGGAATTGCCAGCAAGGATTCGTTTCCTGCTGCAG GATACTGTGGAGTTGAGAGAACACAACTGGGTTCCTCGCAAAGCTTTTCTTGACAATGGACCAAAGACTATCAATCAAATCCGTCAAGATGCAGTAAAA GATCTGGGAGTTTTTATTCCTGCTCCTATGTCTCAAGGGATGAGAAGCGACTTCTTTCTGGAGGGACCCTTTATGCCACCCAGGATGAAACTTGACAGGGACCCACTCGGAGGGCTTGCTGATATGTTTGGACAAATGCCAG GAAGCGGAATTGGTACTGGTCCAGGGGTTATTCAGGATAGATTTTCACCCACCATGGGACGCCATCGTTCAAACCAACTTTTCAATGGCCATGGGGGTCACCTCATGCCTTCTGCTCAATCCCAGTTTGGAGAACTAGGCAAATCTTTTCTGAAGAGTCAG ATTAGCCTGAGACCTGCTCAGTCTTTTCTAATGAATAAAAACCAAGTGCCAAAGCTTCAGCCCCAGATAACTATGATTCCTCCCAGTGCTCAGCCACCACGCACTCAGACACCACCTTTGGGACag CCTCCTCAACTTGGTCTTAAAACAAATCCACCACTTATACAAGAAAAGCCTGCAAAGACCACCAAGAAACCACCTCCTTCTAAAGAAGAGCTACTTAAACAAACT gaagCTGTTGTGACTGAGTATCTGAACAATGGAAATGCTAACGATGCTGTCAATACTGTGAGAGAAATGAGAGCTCCAAAACACTTCATTCCTGAGATGCTGAGCAAAGTAATCATTCAATCCCTAGATAGATCAGATGaagacaaagagaaagcaagtaCTTTGATCAGCTTGCTCAAGCAGGAGGGAATAGCCACAAGTGACAACTTCATGCAG GCATTCCTGAATGTATTGGACCAGTGCCCCAAACTGGAGGCAGACATCCCATTGGTGAAATCTTACTTAGCACAATTTGCAGCCCGTGCCATTATTTCAGAACTGGTGAGCATTTCCGAACTGGCTCAACCACTGGAAAGTGGCACccatttccctctcttcctgcTTTGCCTTCAGCAGTTAGCTAAGTTGCAAGATCGTGAATGGCTGACAGAACTGTTCCAACAAAGTAAAGTGAATATGCAGAAAATGTTACCAG AAATTGACCAGAACAAGGACCGCATGCTGGAGATCTTAGAAGGGAAGGGGCTTAGCTTCTTATTCCCGCTTCTGAAACTGGAGAAGGAACTgctaaagcaaataaaatcagATCCATCCCCTCAAGCCATCTACAAGTGGATTAAAGATAACATTTCACCCAAGCTTCATGTAGATAAGGGATTTGTGAATATATTGATGACCAG TTTCTTGCAGTATATTTCTAGTGAAGTAAACCCACCTAGTGACGAATCGGATTCTTCATCTGCTCCATCTaaagagcagctggagcaggaaaaacaACTGCTTCTTTCCTTCAAGCCAGTAATGCAGAAGTTCCTCCATGACCATGTTGATCTGCAAGTGAGTGCTCTATATGCACTCCAGGTGCACTGCTACAACAATAACTTTCCAAAAG gCATGTTACTGCGCTTCTTTGTTCATTTCTATGACATGGAGATCATCGAAGAGGAAGCCTTCTTAGCATGGAAAGAAGATATTACTCAAGAGTTTCCAGGGAAGGGTAAAGCTTTATTCCAG GTAAACCAGTGGCTAACCTGGCTGGAAACTGCTGAAGAAGAAGAATCTGAAGAAGAAGCTGACTAA